Genomic segment of Mercurialis annua linkage group LG6, ddMerAnnu1.2, whole genome shotgun sequence:
taaaataataattaattttttatttaaaattatatggaCTTTTTTTACACTTTCTAAAACtataggaatttttttttgcatttttcttCTAATTCTAATTAACCAAACAAATAACCCTAATTCATACaactgttgggttttataggttcataacgcagcggaatttcaaaatttatctaaaaacccaaaccaagatccatgtaattcgaattaacagaataattacttacttgtatgtcgaattcaacagcaatgtaggaaggaaggaggtggttcactttggtgatacctggcctcggatcagaaacgcctccaaaagaacgcgtcctctacgagtatccacacaaacagaccttagccaaaactagtgcttgtgtgctagcactattgcttcacaagcaatttcgaattttagtgatttagtgaataatgaatttcgtcaTTTTCAAACCAACtacttaatgagtatttatagtgataaataacactagggtttgagacaaattcgaatttcaatctcattgcaattctacaagtttatgtttatcaaaaactcctttttgataattatccatatatattaattactatatttattattttccaaaaataataaattaaggaaaacacttatccttaaatttcgaattaatatatatatttattaatatatatatattacgaattatatatatatatatatatatatatatatatatatatatatatatatatatatataattaatcacttaatcacattgggcttgtacaacccataactgttttgggcctgttcttagtgtgcgaccctgtaggttcatataacgttggcagtaggctcgaaatccctatttcagcccacaagtcataagtggcctctagcaagacattatgactacccaagttatatgaatatcgataatccgatttaaccatttacaataatattttaatccctttgtctctcgatatccagattgaatataaggcatagttatgtcatccttataacattcaatcattagtttcttgactctaagtagactgaaaatgataacttcttatcaattagcatggccatgcattttcttcagtctatcttcttcaaggggcccatagatatcttactcaaataaatgagggacaaattccttctcagtcactcacatttctcacatagttactttcatatccaatgacaatctattccattatcctgttaaagataatgtaagactgtatcaaaatatgaaatagctatgtagaaatccatgatgatttcaaggtcaaaggattatactaatagaactgtaatgagaattacttatgacagtgatctatgtagtattctcacagtgggtcatccagtgccttatttctcaaatagcacctatgatttgacttaatatctcatatacatgattagtaaaacataatcatcagtcaacatcatactagtctcaatgttctattaagactagggatagatggtatataattcttttattaaacctaagggttctactatcaagtcacatactcgatgaccttagaaagaattaaccattcaagtattttaatcattaatataaaatgataaaaactgccaatcaataaataataaaatgataaagtcaaaacatggtcaaacatgattgacctagtgcatatcactaacaatctcccacttgcactaggcccaatctacattaaatctaattcccatggacctagtatgactctcatgcttaggctgtggaagagccttagttaacggatcagcaacattatcatttgtcgaaactctgcatatcttcacgtctcctctctcaatgatttctcgaatgagatgataacgtctaagtatgtgtttggatcgctgatgtgatctgggctcctttgcttgtgctatggccccattgttatcacataacaagttcactggatcggatatactaggaacaactcctaatccagttatgaactttttgatccaaacagcctccttagctgcgtcagaagcagctatatactcagcttctgttgtagaatcagcaacggtgtcctgcttcgagctcttccagctgaaagcacctccattcaaacaaaacacatatcctgactgttatttataatcatcaatgtcagtttggaagctagcgtctgtgtaaccctttacaatcggctcatcttcctgaccaccatatagcaagaatgcatccttggttcttctcaagtacataaggatgttcttaactgctgcccagtgactttctcctggatttgactggtatctgctcgttgtactcaaagcatacgagacattaggtcgagtgcacaacattgcatacatgatagatccaatagcagaagcatatggaattttactcatgcggtctcgctcatcctgtgtcttaggacactgagtcttgctgagactgatgccatgtgacattggcaagaatcctctcttagagtcttgcatactaaacctgtttaataccttatcaacataagtgctttgacttaggccaatgagtcttctagatctatctctatagatcttgatgcctaatatataagtagcatcgcccaagtctttcattgaaaaacacttccctaaccatgatttaacattttgcagtatgggaatgtcgtttccaatgagtagtatgtcatcaacataaagcactaagaaaacaatcgcgctcccactaaccttcttgtatacacaaggttcatcttcattcttgatgaatccaaactctttgattgcttcatcaaaacaaagattccaactccgagaagcttgctttaatccataaatggatttttgaagctggcaaacctttccagaattctctggactggcaaaaccctcaggttgttTCATGcacacatcctcaagtaagtttccattaagaaacgctgttttgacatccatttgccatatctcatagtcataatatgcagctatggcaaggagaattcgaatggatttgagcatagcaactggtgaaaaggtttcatcatagtctataccatgtatttgtctgaaaccttttgcaactagtcttgctttataggtatgcacaatgccatccatgtcagtcttcattttgaagatccatttgcacccaatggtttttacaccatccgttgggtcaatcaaggtccaaacttgattatcatacatggattgcatttcagatctcatggcttcgagccatttttcagagtcaggactatttatggcctcttgataggatgtgggttcttcttgatcaacaatcatcacatcattgttctcagtgatgagaaatccatatctcataggattatgacgtgtcctatcagacctcctttggccttgtggtacttgtactggttcagcaattgcttgttgattcttttgaggttccatacttggtacaatgctattttgtggttcttgaatttcttcaagttgtactgtactcccactggttcctttggaaataaattctttttccaaaaagataccatttcgagcaacaaacactttgttctcataagcattgtagaagtaatatcctttagtttctttatgatatcctacaaaaaggcatttgtcagatttgggtgctaatttatctgaaattagtcgcttcacataagcttgacatccccaaatcttaagaaaagacaaactaggagtttttccagtccatatctcatatggtgtcttttccactgcctttgatggaactctattcaaaatgaatgcagcggtttctaaagcataaccccaaaatgagattggaagatcagtttgactcatcattgatcgaaccatatccaatagagttcgatttctccgttcagacacaccattccattgtggtgttccaggtggagtcaattgagaaacgatcccacagtctcttagatgatctacaaattcttggcttaaatattcaccacctcgatcagatcttagtgttttaatatttttaccaagttgattttgtacttcattcttaaatattttgaacttttcaaaagattcagatttatgtttcatcagataaacataaccatatctactgagatcatcagtaaaagtaatgaagtactgaaatccacctctagcatttgtacttaatggaccacatacatctgtatgtataaggcccaataagtttttagctctttcaccttgtccaataaaaggtgtttttgtcattttgcccattagacaagattcacatgtttcaaatgattcataatcaaatgaattcaaaagtccatctctttgaagttttgatatgcgtttctcatttatatggcctaaacgacaatgccagagataagtagagtttaaatcatttgacttaaacttcttagcattgatgttatagattgatttttcattagtgtcttcaacatttaaaatataaagaccactactgcgtggagcatatccataaagaatgttattatgcgaaatactgcatttattattcctaataataaattcaaaaccatccttgtccaaacaagaaacagaaataatattcctacacatggtaggtacataataacaattgttcaaatataaaataagtccactaggcaaagataactcataagtccctacagctaaagcagcaactcttgctccattgccaactcgtaggtccacttcgccttttgtcaaacttctactccttttgagaccctgcacattagtacaaatgtgagatccagatccagtatctaatacccatgaatcagaagtagaaagattaatttctataacatgaatacctgaagtggtagtctcactacccttgttcttcttcagatcatccagatatttcttgcaattccttttccaatgtccaggttccttgcagaaaaagcaagttccttcctttggcggttttgctttgggttcatccttggtcttgggcttggacttgggtttagacttcttgaaagcctttcccttgcccttaccagaccttttcataccctttcccttgttgaccataagaacatccttaatctcattcttgatgttcttttcagcagtttgaagcatcccatgcaactctgtggtggtcttctccatattatgcatattgaagttcatgatgaaaccatcataagcctcaggcaaagattggagaataatgtatgtagccaactcttgggcaattgggagaccgagcctgtccaaatgttcaagatgacctttcatcttcaaaacatgaggactaactgcgccgctagtagtcaacttgcaagaaagcaaatccttgatgatattgaacctttcaattctttctctctcttggaacatttccatgagatcagtaatcatggtgttcgcatccaattccatcatttgcttttggagttcattctccatgcatccaagcataatgcaagtgacatcagtagagtcattgagatgcttcgtataagcatccctttgagctctagtagcagcaggagctggttcctcagggaggggttgatcaaggatatattcctttctttcttgcctaagaacaattcttagtttTCTGCACCAGTCCggaaagttagtgccattgagcttatccttctcaaggattgatcgcactgatgaagtaggtgtagtgtttgtagccatctctacaacaataaatatgcaagtagcatttaataaaaggcacaataaaattcccacaacatatatccataattcatataaaaacccttaatgttaatttcaacaattgaaaaataatagtgggacaagatccatatttcaccctacttcaagtaagctttggcttatcactttaagtgtggtttatttaggtaggtaacactttaccaattacatctcatgcaattcttgaacatagaatattaacatcacatgtagtcttgatattctatcttataccctaggttcaaaactattttgataacctagttaagtctaaccaaatcaaacatatggatatcacttttatccaacttatcttacttagatgactttatacatcatgctttggcatagcctatacatagcaatctaagtcttgataagtgttattacaatgggaggtatattgaagacttaatattaaataagggtttgttatttatcctatttagttatcctatcttgtcacatgtaaaataatcatgcaaagcatataaccaataagataaacattaaaaacatattattttactattttaaatcatatttaacaacaatcatataaatatgttattcatgaaaatttaaatcatatttaaaatttatcattaaagtattaaaataaaatacatgacaaaaacacgccggcttaaaaggataacggtccttaatggggtgtatcagcggggtccaaggggcgcggccccttggcggggtctgggggcagcgccccAAGCAAggtccaaggggcagcgcccctggcgGGGCCCGGGGGCAGAGCCCCAGGCGGTAGTCCCGCTAGTCGACTAGCGGGTCCAGAAATTTTTCTCACATGTTActcttaacagaattaaaatttctttatccgaaatcaataatcttaactgattacggtttattttaatatgttcaaaacagattaaaataaccccaaaaccctaattactgcatcttaaaaactgttcagaaacaatttatttaacacttaaataacaacagtttcattaattcggctcatagcagaattaaatacagttttataaattatgttcataacataattaaacacagttttttcgatagaattaaaacagtttcacaaacagtttactaatcctatttaaaacagaattactaatagaatcaaaacagtttcacaaacagtttactaatcctattcaaaacagaattactaatagaattaaaacagtttcacaaacagtttactaatcctattcaaaacagaattactaatagaattaaaaccagtttcacaaacagtttactaatcctattcaaaaacagttttcctaatagaattagaacagtttcataaacagtttactaatccttattcaaaaacagttttattattctgtttccccttttcttatcaattcgtatgaacattaatactacgaaacctttaatcaaattaaaacgtaatattaatttagaacagtatattcgaagttttaatcacattaaacgattaatcaaattaattctttatactatttttcatacaattaatcacataaacgttttatttataattacaacgaattataattccttcaaaaacaatttcgaaaaacaacccctttttcaaaacagaacatacaataagcatatatcacatatatactcagaatctaattaatcaaattacaagcagctccgataccactgttgggttttataggttcataacgcagcggaatttcaaaatttatctaaaaacccaaaccaagatccatgtaattggaattaacagaataattacttacttgtatgtcgaattcaacagcaatgtaggaaggaaggaggtggttcactttggtgatacctggcctcggatcagaaacgcctccaaaagaacgcgtcctctacgagtatccacacgaacagaccttagccaaaactagtgcttgtgtgctagcactattgcttcacaagcaatttcgaattttagtgatttagtgaataatgaatttcgtgattctcaaaccaact
This window contains:
- the LOC126685876 gene encoding uncharacterized protein LOC126685876, coding for MNFNMHNMEKTTTELHGMLQTAEKNIKNEIKDVLMVNKGKGMKRSGKGKGKAFKKSKPKSKPKTKDEPKAKPPKEGTCFFCKEPGHWKRNCKKYLDDLKKNKGSETTTSGSQKE